A stretch of Apis cerana isolate GH-2021 linkage group LG1, AcerK_1.0, whole genome shotgun sequence DNA encodes these proteins:
- the LOC108002116 gene encoding multifunctional methyltransferase subunit TRM112-like protein produces MKLLTHNMLTSKCLKGVTVGYPLGIVAKDIKVSEVDFNSEFIARIIPKLDWATLWKAAESIGHVGELPQTLIQDFETNEEFLKKVHHVLLEVEIINGDLLCPESGRKFPINDGIPNMLLNEDEV; encoded by the exons atgaagctTTTAACGCATAATATGTTAACTTCAAAATGCTTAAAAGGTGTAACTGTTGGATATCCCCTTGGAATTGTT gCAAAAGATATTAAAGTCTCAGAAGTAGATTTCAATTCAGAATTTATTGCAAGAATAATTCCAAAACTTGATTGGGCTACACTTTGGAAAGCTGCAGAAAGT ATAGGACATGTTGGAGAATTACCACAAACTCTGATTCAAGATTTTGAAACAAAtgaggaatttttaaaaaaagttcatcATGTATTACTTGAAGTTGAAATCATTAATGGAGATCTATTATGCCCGGAATCTGGTAGAAAATTTCCAATCAATGATGGTATACCAAATATGCTTTTAAATGAAGAtgaagtttaa